A stretch of the Streptococcus himalayensis genome encodes the following:
- a CDS encoding IS1182 family transposase has product MFHKENPDYNRRQVGFYTLEELVPKDHFLRQLEETVDFSVIYDLVEDSYSSDKGRPSLDPVMLVKIPLIQCFYGIRSMRQTIKDIEVNVAYRWFLGLSLDDKVPHFTTYGKNYSRRFAETEVITRIFEHVLNLCLTAGLVDTDEIFIDGTHIKAAANNHKYRRQEVEAQAKWMSEQLEKEIAQDRVTHEKKPLKPAAKGEANTKKMSTTDPDSGWFHKGEHKEVFAYAAQVACDKHGWALAYTVEAGNVHDSQAFPAFAKLEPFHPNYIIADSGYKTPSIAKCLLDQHITPVFPYTRPRGKKGMLRPNDFIYDEHYDVYLCPENQVLSYSTTNRSGYREYKSDPKTCATCPLLKSCTESKTNQKLVTRHIWKGYMEICEEIRHQRGMKERYQHRKETIERLFGTAKEYHNLRYTREIGKPKMRDKVGLTLACLNLKKLVKMRAGRPFYVALIYSFRLLFSKITQQTKRQTSLRASLSSV; this is encoded by the coding sequence ATGTTTCACAAAGAAAATCCCGATTATAACCGTCGTCAAGTAGGCTTCTATACGCTTGAAGAGTTAGTTCCAAAGGACCACTTTCTGCGTCAGTTGGAGGAAACTGTCGACTTTTCTGTCATCTATGACTTGGTGGAGGATAGTTATTCCTCAGACAAGGGTCGTCCTAGCCTTGACCCTGTTATGCTGGTCAAAATCCCTCTGATTCAGTGCTTCTATGGCATTCGCTCCATGCGTCAGACCATCAAGGACATTGAGGTCAATGTTGCCTATCGTTGGTTTCTGGGCTTGAGTCTGGACGATAAGGTGCCTCATTTTACCACATACGGTAAAAACTACAGCCGTCGTTTCGCTGAAACAGAAGTGATCACGCGTATCTTCGAACATGTCCTCAATCTCTGTTTGACTGCTGGATTAGTGGATACAGATGAGATTTTCATCGACGGAACGCACATCAAAGCAGCTGCCAACAACCATAAATACAGACGACAAGAGGTCGAGGCTCAAGCTAAATGGATGAGTGAACAACTCGAAAAAGAAATCGCACAAGATCGGGTAACACATGAAAAAAAGCCCTTAAAGCCCGCCGCAAAAGGCGAGGCTAACACTAAAAAGATGTCCACGACTGACCCTGATAGTGGTTGGTTTCATAAGGGGGAGCATAAGGAGGTTTTCGCTTATGCAGCACAGGTGGCTTGCGACAAACACGGTTGGGCATTAGCCTATACTGTTGAAGCAGGCAATGTCCATGATAGTCAAGCTTTCCCTGCTTTCGCAAAGCTAGAACCGTTTCACCCCAACTATATCATCGCTGACTCTGGTTATAAAACTCCCAGTATTGCCAAATGTCTACTGGATCAGCATATCACACCTGTCTTTCCCTACACCAGACCTCGTGGCAAGAAGGGCATGTTACGACCGAATGATTTCATTTATGACGAGCATTATGACGTCTACCTCTGCCCTGAAAACCAAGTCTTGTCTTACAGCACTACCAACCGTTCTGGCTATCGAGAATACAAGAGTGACCCTAAGACTTGTGCAACCTGTCCACTCCTAAAGAGTTGTACTGAAAGTAAGACCAATCAGAAGCTAGTCACCAGACATATCTGGAAAGGTTACATGGAGATTTGTGAAGAGATTCGCCACCAAAGAGGGATGAAAGAGCGATATCAGCACCGCAAGGAGACGATAGAGCGACTCTTTGGGACGGCTAAAGAATACCATAATCTCCGCTATACAAGAGAAATTGGTAAGCCCAAAATGCGAGATAAAGTTGGGCTGACTTTGGCGTGCCTTAATCTCAAAAAACTGGTGAAAATGAGGGCAGGAAGGCCTTTTTATGTTGCCCTAATCTACTCTTTTAGACTACTTTTTTCAAAAATAACACAGCAAACAAAAAGACAAACTAGTTTAAGGGCTAGTTTGTCTTCAGTCTGA
- a CDS encoding class I SAM-dependent methyltransferase, which yields MAEAGHTLLARLGKKRLRPGGKIATNWLLKKGNISKDCQILEVACNMGTTSIELAKTYGCQIQAVDLDKKALEQAGVNAKAAGVSDLVMFKQANAMKLPFPDESFDVVINEAMLTMQSEKGKQKCLQEYYRVLKPNGLLLTHDVMLRENDEEVRARLSKAIHVNVAPLTKENWKSLVKEQGFSAIESLSGEMTLMSPKGMIYDEGLFGTLKIFKNALKAKNRSHFFTMFQTFREQKDRLGFIAMAAKK from the coding sequence ATGGCTGAAGCAGGACACACTTTACTGGCTCGTTTGGGAAAGAAACGGTTGCGACCGGGAGGTAAAATAGCAACTAACTGGCTGTTGAAAAAAGGGAACATATCAAAGGATTGTCAGATTTTGGAAGTGGCTTGTAATATGGGGACCACCAGTATTGAACTGGCAAAGACCTATGGCTGTCAGATACAAGCAGTTGACTTGGATAAAAAAGCTTTGGAGCAGGCAGGTGTGAATGCAAAGGCAGCAGGGGTCTCGGATTTAGTGATGTTTAAACAAGCCAATGCCATGAAGTTACCTTTTCCAGATGAATCTTTTGACGTTGTTATCAATGAAGCTATGTTAACCATGCAGAGTGAAAAAGGCAAACAAAAATGCTTGCAGGAATATTACCGAGTTCTAAAGCCGAACGGTCTTTTATTAACTCATGATGTGATGTTAAGGGAGAATGATGAGGAAGTTCGAGCTAGGCTGTCAAAGGCTATCCATGTCAATGTTGCTCCTTTGACCAAAGAAAATTGGAAAAGCTTAGTCAAGGAGCAAGGATTCTCAGCTATCGAAAGTTTATCAGGTGAGATGACCTTGATGAGTCCGAAGGGAATGATTTATGATGAAGGATTGTTCGGTACGCTTAAGATTTTCAAAAATGCTTTAAAAGCTAAAAATCGCAGTCATTTCTTCACCATGTTTCAAACCTTTAGAGAACAAAAGGATCGACTTGGCTTCATCGCTATGGCTGCTAAAAAATAG
- a CDS encoding 3'-5' exonuclease, giving the protein MEHLGTYIAFDLEFTEYKGQFHLIQVSAVKMQDGLEVGQFDSYVHTDVPLKSFINGLTGITSEHLLHAPSVGTVLADFQQFIGETALIGYNGKKSDIPILLENGLDVAALYQVDVYEEALERRSTDLHGIANLRLATVASFLGLKGRAHNSLEDARMTAQIYEKFKEVDESKSWLNEQDKDFQGTFNGLDLSAFFGGDDA; this is encoded by the coding sequence ATGGAACATTTAGGAACCTATATTGCCTTTGATTTGGAGTTTACGGAGTACAAGGGACAATTTCATTTGATTCAGGTATCAGCGGTGAAGATGCAAGACGGTCTAGAAGTGGGGCAATTTGATAGCTATGTCCACACAGACGTCCCTCTCAAAAGTTTTATCAATGGTTTGACTGGTATTACTTCCGAGCACCTTTTACATGCACCATCAGTGGGCACAGTCTTAGCAGATTTTCAGCAGTTTATAGGCGAGACAGCCTTGATTGGGTACAATGGGAAAAAGAGCGATATTCCTATTTTGTTAGAAAACGGCTTGGATGTGGCAGCTCTGTACCAAGTGGACGTATATGAAGAAGCTTTGGAGCGTAGAAGCACAGACTTACATGGTATTGCAAATCTTCGCTTAGCGACTGTTGCTAGCTTTTTAGGCTTGAAAGGACGAGCTCACAATAGCCTTGAGGATGCTCGAATGACAGCCCAAATCTACGAAAAATTCAAGGAAGTAGATGAAAGTAAGTCCTGGCTAAATGAGCAGGACAAAGATTTCCAAGGCACCTTTAACGGCTTGGATCTGTCTGCCTTTTTCGGAGGAGATGATGCTTGA
- a CDS encoding AzlD domain-containing protein: MESSYILKAIALAALVTWLPRVIPFVLVKYRGLPDLVMRFLRFLPVTIIFVLILSSLTQGSVGHFPSFKWVDIFAAIPTLYVAFRYRNLLGSVIFGVVLLALLRFLW; encoded by the coding sequence ATGGAAAGTAGTTACATCTTAAAAGCGATAGCTTTGGCAGCTCTCGTTACGTGGCTGCCGCGCGTGATTCCCTTTGTGTTAGTAAAATATCGTGGCTTGCCAGATTTGGTCATGCGATTTTTACGATTTCTACCTGTTACAATCATCTTTGTTTTGATTTTATCCAGCTTAACGCAAGGAAGTGTAGGGCATTTCCCTAGTTTTAAATGGGTAGATATTTTTGCTGCCATACCAACCTTGTATGTCGCTTTCCGCTATCGCAATCTGCTGGGAAGTGTCATCTTTGGAGTGGTGTTATTGGCTCTGTTACGATTTTTATGGTGA
- a CDS encoding YbaB/EbfC family nucleoid-associated protein, with protein sequence MMNMQNIMKQAQKMQKQMEKSQAELAATEFFGESVQGLVTATFTGDKKLVKIDFQADIVDPDDIETLSELTTQAINHALTQIDEATKKKLGAFAGKLPF encoded by the coding sequence ATGATGAATATGCAAAATATCATGAAACAGGCCCAAAAAATGCAAAAACAAATGGAAAAAAGTCAAGCAGAATTGGCTGCCACTGAATTTTTCGGGGAATCTGTTCAAGGCTTGGTTACTGCTACCTTTACAGGCGATAAGAAGTTGGTTAAGATTGACTTTCAAGCAGATATCGTTGACCCAGATGATATCGAAACCTTGTCAGAGCTGACCACCCAAGCCATCAACCATGCCCTTACACAAATTGACGAAGCTACCAAGAAAAAACTCGGTGCATTCGCTGGCAAATTACCATTCTAA
- the dinB gene encoding DNA polymerase IV — translation MLIFPLINDTSRKIIHIDMDAFFAAIEERDNPKLRGKPVIIGHDPRLSGGRGVVSTCNYEARKFGVHSAMSSKEAYERCPQAVFIHGNYAKYVEVGQQIREIFKRYTDLIEPMSIDEAYLDVTTNKKGIQSAVKIAKLIQYDIWNELHLTASAGVSYNKFLAKIASDYEKPHGLTVILPGEAESFLAKMDIGKFHGVGKKSVEKLHAMGVYTGADLLEISEMTLIDTFGRFGYDLYRKARGISNSPVKNNRIRKSIGKERTYGKLLYLEEDVKKELSSLSQQVVHSLLKHEKKGRTIVLKIRYADFSTMTKRRSLDKGTQSLDEIERTAFDIYDSLEDNHKGIRLLGVTMTNFL, via the coding sequence ATGTTAATTTTCCCTTTAATCAATGATACGTCACGGAAGATTATTCATATCGATATGGATGCTTTTTTTGCAGCGATTGAAGAGAGGGACAATCCTAAGCTGCGTGGGAAGCCGGTCATTATCGGACATGACCCTCGTTTATCAGGTGGTCGCGGAGTGGTTTCAACCTGTAATTATGAGGCTAGAAAATTTGGCGTCCATTCGGCCATGAGCAGTAAAGAAGCCTATGAGCGTTGTCCACAGGCGGTATTTATCCACGGAAATTATGCAAAGTATGTCGAGGTTGGTCAGCAGATTCGTGAGATTTTTAAGCGTTATACGGATTTAATTGAACCGATGAGTATTGATGAAGCCTATTTGGATGTAACGACCAATAAAAAAGGAATCCAGTCGGCAGTTAAAATCGCCAAGCTTATTCAGTATGATATTTGGAATGAGCTTCATCTGACAGCTTCTGCAGGGGTTTCTTATAATAAATTTTTGGCAAAAATCGCTAGTGATTACGAAAAGCCGCACGGTCTGACCGTGATTTTGCCAGGTGAAGCGGAGAGTTTTTTGGCGAAAATGGACATTGGAAAATTTCACGGTGTTGGGAAAAAATCTGTGGAAAAACTCCATGCCATGGGGGTTTATACTGGAGCTGATTTGCTGGAAATTTCTGAGATGACCTTGATTGATACCTTCGGTCGTTTTGGTTATGATTTGTATCGTAAGGCGAGAGGGATTTCCAATTCTCCTGTAAAAAATAATCGTATCCGAAAATCGATTGGCAAGGAGCGAACCTATGGCAAACTCCTCTATCTGGAAGAAGATGTCAAAAAAGAGCTGAGTAGTCTTTCGCAGCAGGTCGTGCACAGCTTGCTCAAGCATGAAAAGAAGGGGAGAACCATTGTGTTAAAAATTCGTTATGCTGATTTTTCCACCATGACCAAACGACGGAGTTTGGATAAGGGCACGCAGAGTTTGGATGAAATTGAACGAACTGCATTTGACATTTATGATAGCTTGGAGGACAATCATAAAGGAATTCGCCTGCTGGGTGTGACGATGACTAATTTTTTATGA
- a CDS encoding DUF536 domain-containing protein encodes MTIEKTVSELADILGVSRQAVNNRVKALPPEDTEKNEKGVTVVKRSGLIKLEEHYKKTIFEDEPVSQDVQHRELMEILVDEKNDEIARLYEQLKVKDAQLAEKDEQMRIKDIQIAEKDKQLDQQQQLTHQAQQLVTEAKNDQEVLLLELDEAKKKVEAQEKKGFWARLLGK; translated from the coding sequence ATGACGATTGAAAAAACAGTCAGCGAACTAGCCGATATTTTAGGAGTTAGTCGCCAAGCGGTCAACAATCGGGTCAAGGCTTTGCCGCCTGAGGATACCGAGAAAAATGAAAAAGGTGTGACCGTTGTCAAAAGAAGCGGTTTAATCAAGCTAGAAGAGCACTATAAAAAGACGATTTTTGAAGACGAACCAGTCAGTCAAGATGTGCAGCACCGAGAATTGATGGAGATTTTGGTCGATGAGAAAAATGATGAAATTGCCCGTTTGTATGAGCAATTGAAGGTCAAAGATGCCCAGCTAGCTGAAAAAGATGAGCAAATGCGGATTAAGGATATCCAAATCGCTGAAAAAGATAAGCAATTGGATCAGCAGCAACAGTTGACCCACCAAGCTCAACAGTTGGTCACCGAAGCTAAAAATGATCAGGAAGTCTTACTCTTAGAGTTGGATGAAGCAAAGAAAAAAGTCGAAGCTCAAGAAAAAAAAGGTTTCTGGGCACGTTTATTAGGAAAATAA
- a CDS encoding AzlC family ABC transporter permease has protein sequence MEEQNWKAGIRAGMPTALGYIGIGLACGVIAAPYLNPLEMFLMSVLVYAGSAQFVMIAMIALKSSLTDIALTVFLINIRFFLLSLHTSTFFRKDSLWKNLAIGSILTDESYGVLLAAQLRGEEPDSAWMVGNNIVSYVSWALSTTLGTLLGHLLPNPEMFGLDFALVGMFLGIFSSQFLVMVKKEKLVKIMLILAATAISFFGLTMVVSQSLAVLCATLLGCSVGVMLDGK, from the coding sequence ATGGAAGAACAAAATTGGAAGGCTGGGATCAGGGCTGGCATGCCCACTGCCTTGGGGTATATAGGAATTGGTCTGGCCTGTGGGGTGATTGCGGCTCCTTATCTCAATCCTCTTGAGATGTTTTTGATGAGTGTATTGGTCTATGCTGGAAGTGCTCAATTTGTTATGATTGCTATGATTGCCTTAAAAAGCAGTTTGACTGACATTGCCTTGACCGTTTTTCTCATCAATATTCGATTTTTTTTACTGAGCCTGCATACATCGACCTTTTTTAGGAAGGATAGCCTTTGGAAAAATCTGGCGATTGGAAGTATTTTAACGGACGAAAGTTATGGGGTGCTGCTTGCTGCCCAGTTGAGAGGAGAGGAGCCTGATTCGGCCTGGATGGTTGGAAATAACATTGTTAGCTATGTCTCTTGGGCCTTGTCCACTACTTTAGGAACTCTTTTGGGGCATTTATTGCCGAATCCAGAAATGTTTGGTCTTGATTTTGCCTTGGTTGGGATGTTTCTTGGAATTTTTAGTTCTCAATTTTTGGTCATGGTGAAAAAGGAAAAACTCGTCAAAATTATGCTAATTTTAGCGGCTACGGCAATCAGTTTTTTTGGATTGACAATGGTGGTATCTCAGTCCTTAGCCGTGCTATGTGCTACGCTACTAGGCTGTTCTGTGGGGGTGATGTTAGATGGAAAGTAG
- a CDS encoding BaiN/RdsA family NAD(P)/FAD-dependent oxidoreductase, whose translation MAHFETIVIGGGPAGMMATIASSFYGQKTLLIEKNRKLGKKLAGTGGGRCNVTNNGNLDDLIAGIPGNGRFLYSVFSQFDNHDIINFFTENGVALKVEDHGRVFPKSDKSRTIIEALEKKIQELGGQVLTQTEIVSVKKVEDHFLLKSAEQTWTCDKLIVTTGGKSYPSTGSTGFGHDIARHFKHTITPLEAAESPLLTDFPHKALQGISLDDICLSYDKHHITHDLLFTHFGLSGPAALRLSSFVQGGETLSLDFLPHLTQKELANFLQQEREKSLKNALKLLLPERVADFLSQDFPEKVKQLTEQELDKIISLIKELPIPVTGKMSLAKSFVTKGGVDLKEINPKTLESKLISGLHFAGEVMDINAHTGGFNITSALCTGWVAGSPHY comes from the coding sequence ATGGCACATTTTGAAACAATCGTCATCGGAGGAGGACCTGCTGGGATGATGGCTACTATCGCTAGCAGTTTTTATGGTCAAAAGACCCTTCTCATCGAAAAAAATCGAAAACTTGGCAAAAAACTAGCTGGAACAGGAGGCGGACGTTGCAATGTCACCAATAATGGGAATTTGGACGATCTGATAGCTGGAATCCCTGGAAATGGACGATTCTTGTATAGTGTTTTTTCCCAATTTGACAATCATGATATTATCAACTTTTTTACTGAAAATGGAGTAGCTTTAAAAGTAGAAGACCACGGACGTGTCTTTCCCAAGTCTGATAAGTCTCGGACCATTATCGAAGCTCTGGAGAAAAAAATCCAAGAATTAGGAGGACAAGTCTTGACGCAAACGGAGATCGTTTCTGTTAAAAAAGTAGAAGACCACTTTCTCCTCAAATCAGCCGAACAAACATGGACCTGTGATAAACTTATTGTGACCACAGGGGGGAAATCCTATCCATCCACAGGATCCACAGGTTTTGGACACGATATTGCCAGACACTTTAAACATACCATTACACCGCTCGAAGCAGCTGAAAGTCCTCTCTTGACTGACTTCCCCCACAAGGCTCTCCAAGGTATTTCCCTAGATGATATTTGCCTCAGCTACGACAAACATCACATCACCCACGATCTGCTCTTTACCCACTTTGGTCTATCTGGACCTGCCGCTTTGCGGCTATCTAGTTTTGTTCAAGGAGGCGAAACCCTGAGCCTTGACTTTCTGCCTCACCTGACGCAAAAAGAACTTGCCAATTTCCTTCAGCAGGAACGGGAAAAGTCTCTCAAAAATGCCCTCAAACTGCTCCTTCCTGAACGCGTCGCAGACTTTCTCAGTCAAGATTTCCCTGAAAAGGTAAAACAGCTGACAGAACAGGAGTTGGACAAGATTATCTCCCTCATCAAAGAACTTCCAATTCCTGTCACTGGAAAAATGTCCCTCGCTAAATCCTTTGTGACTAAAGGTGGAGTTGACTTGAAAGAAATCAACCCCAAAACCCTCGAAAGCAAGCTCATATCAGGCCTTCATTTTGCTGGAGAAGTGATGGATATCAATGCCCATACGGGTGGTTTTAACATCACTTCTGCCCTTTGCACCGGCTGGGTTGCTGGAAGCCCTCATTATTAG